In Bythopirellula goksoeyrii, a single window of DNA contains:
- a CDS encoding ferrochelatase, with protein MTANSYDAILIVSFGGPEGPDEVMPFLENVLRGKPVPRERMLEVAEHYQHFGGVSPINEQNRRLIAALKDELHRHGHELPIYWGNRNWHPLLVDTLQQMADDGIQQALAFFTSAYSSYSGCRQYREDIAKAQEEVGPKAPDIHKLRVFFNHPGFVEPMIESVQSCLKQLPADRRAATALLFTAHSIPIGMADNCRYVEQLRETCRLVADGAGHDNWELVYQSRSGSPNQPWLEPDVCDRIQELHSEQAINDVVVLPIGFISDHLEVLFDIDTEARELCEKLGITMHRATTVGTHPKFIEMIRLLVEERLSDSPERQSLGNLGPSHDVCPADCCLYSPTRPPTPSRGSND; from the coding sequence ATGACTGCAAATTCCTACGATGCAATTTTGATAGTTTCCTTCGGTGGACCTGAAGGTCCCGACGAAGTGATGCCGTTTCTAGAAAACGTGTTGCGGGGGAAACCGGTCCCGCGCGAGCGAATGTTGGAGGTGGCCGAACACTATCAGCATTTCGGCGGGGTAAGCCCCATCAACGAACAGAATCGCAGGTTGATTGCTGCATTAAAAGATGAGCTGCACAGGCACGGTCACGAACTGCCCATCTACTGGGGCAACCGCAATTGGCATCCGCTCCTGGTTGATACACTCCAGCAGATGGCCGACGACGGGATCCAGCAGGCCTTGGCTTTTTTCACCAGTGCCTATAGTTCCTACTCAGGGTGTCGGCAGTACCGGGAAGATATTGCCAAGGCGCAAGAGGAGGTTGGACCAAAGGCTCCAGATATTCACAAGCTGCGGGTCTTTTTCAATCACCCCGGTTTTGTCGAGCCGATGATCGAGTCAGTGCAAAGCTGTCTGAAGCAACTACCCGCAGATCGACGCGCTGCAACGGCCCTACTTTTTACGGCCCACAGTATCCCCATTGGCATGGCGGACAATTGCCGATATGTGGAGCAGCTTCGGGAAACATGCCGCTTGGTAGCTGATGGGGCAGGGCACGACAATTGGGAACTAGTCTATCAGAGTCGTAGCGGCTCGCCAAATCAGCCCTGGCTGGAGCCAGATGTGTGCGATCGCATTCAGGAACTTCACTCTGAACAAGCGATCAATGATGTTGTCGTACTTCCGATAGGCTTTATCTCAGATCACTTGGAAGTGCTGTTCGATATCGACACCGAGGCAAGGGAGTTGTGTGAGAAGCTGGGAATCACTATGCATCGCGCTACCACAGTAGGAACGCATCCGAAGTTCATCGAGATGATTCGCTTGCTTGTCGAAGAGCGATTGAGTGACTCGCCCGAGCGGCAGAGCCTCGGTAACCTAGGGCCAAGCCATGACGTATGTCCGGCGGATTGCTGTCTGTATTCACCGACGAGGCCGCCAACGCCTTCAAGAGGATCCAATGACTGA
- a CDS encoding DMT family transporter → MPTFVQAVLTILIFSSAPACVRLVHLNAYTLGIVRLGLASLGMTVLLVAQGELTLNKIRSWDRHTWRAMVSVGFMFGLHWLLFFLSIKLASAAIGAIGFSTYGFHLLLLGWILGFGSVRMLDLVGLVLACVGTYLLIPEFSLENDQTLGLAIGILSGLASAVLPLLHQHNVKVNTNLRAWGQFTFALPVFLLCWPLTEWTIIPSEIPLILYLSLGIALVGHGMWVHVTSVLSTTIISVLSYLYLPSSLLLGYLLIGDSEKLTGRTLVGTVLVLAANALVMWSQSRIRAMEAEVVETV, encoded by the coding sequence GTGCCAACTTTTGTTCAAGCCGTGCTGACGATTCTCATATTTTCTAGTGCCCCAGCATGCGTGCGTCTGGTGCATCTTAATGCCTATACACTGGGAATAGTTCGGCTAGGATTGGCTAGCCTGGGGATGACGGTTCTGTTAGTCGCCCAGGGTGAACTTACCCTTAACAAGATTCGAAGCTGGGACAGACACACTTGGCGGGCGATGGTATCGGTCGGCTTCATGTTCGGCCTACATTGGCTACTGTTTTTCCTGAGCATCAAGCTCGCGAGTGCTGCCATCGGAGCAATAGGATTTTCTACTTATGGATTCCATCTCTTACTCTTGGGGTGGATACTGGGATTCGGGAGTGTCAGAATGCTTGACCTTGTAGGGCTGGTGCTCGCCTGTGTGGGTACTTATCTATTGATCCCCGAGTTCAGCCTGGAGAACGATCAAACACTAGGACTGGCAATAGGAATACTAAGCGGCCTCGCTTCAGCAGTATTGCCTTTGCTGCATCAGCACAACGTCAAGGTAAACACAAATCTGCGGGCCTGGGGGCAATTCACGTTTGCACTTCCGGTTTTTCTCTTGTGTTGGCCGCTCACCGAGTGGACGATCATCCCTAGTGAGATACCGCTGATTCTTTACCTTAGTTTGGGGATCGCTCTCGTAGGGCACGGGATGTGGGTGCATGTCACCTCGGTGTTGTCGACCACGATCATCAGCGTACTCTCGTACCTTTATCTACCTAGTTCACTCTTGCTGGGATATCTGCTGATTGGTGATAGCGAAAAACTCACCGGACGTACGTTGGTCGGCACAGTACTCGTTCTGGCTGCGAATGCTCTTGTGATGTGGAGCCAGTCCCGAATTCGTGCGATGGAGGCTGAAGTCGTGGAGACGGTGTGA
- a CDS encoding aldo/keto reductase produces MTESNRQLGTSDLFVSPVSLGTWPMAGTTSPGVNDADSIATIRSCAEVGVNFIDTAYCYGPNGESENLIRQAISTERDSYVIASKCGIHYNAEGKQEQDARPESILRECDESLRRMGTDHIDLYYLHSPDPEVPLAESAGAIQELISAGKVLTAGLSNAHLPQLEEFHAVCPVVAVQLPYNMLQRGIEEQTIPWCQERRIAVVVYWALMKGLLAGHITRDKQLAPSDKRLKYPMYQGEEFEKNLQFVERLRAVAEDANKTVAQVVINWTIHQSGITAALCGAKRPWQFAEVAGAMGWQLSKLQMERIQAALAERGEAVVDRVFQ; encoded by the coding sequence ATGACTGAATCCAATCGTCAACTTGGCACCAGCGACCTGTTCGTTTCCCCGGTTTCGCTCGGCACCTGGCCGATGGCGGGGACGACCAGTCCTGGCGTGAACGATGCCGATAGTATTGCCACGATTCGTAGCTGCGCTGAGGTGGGCGTTAATTTCATAGACACCGCCTATTGCTACGGGCCGAACGGCGAGAGTGAGAATCTCATTCGACAGGCGATTTCGACGGAGCGTGATTCGTATGTAATCGCCAGCAAGTGTGGTATTCACTACAACGCGGAAGGCAAGCAGGAGCAAGATGCCCGACCAGAATCCATTTTACGGGAGTGCGATGAAAGCCTTCGACGGATGGGGACCGATCACATCGATCTCTATTACCTCCACTCGCCGGACCCCGAGGTGCCCTTGGCCGAGTCCGCGGGGGCGATTCAAGAGCTGATCTCCGCTGGAAAAGTGCTTACCGCGGGGCTTTCGAACGCTCATCTACCACAGCTTGAAGAGTTTCACGCCGTTTGCCCAGTCGTCGCTGTGCAACTGCCGTACAACATGCTGCAGCGCGGCATTGAAGAGCAAACGATTCCCTGGTGTCAGGAGCGGCGAATCGCAGTCGTCGTCTATTGGGCATTGATGAAAGGTCTCCTGGCCGGTCATATCACGCGCGACAAGCAATTGGCCCCCTCTGACAAACGGCTTAAGTATCCGATGTACCAGGGGGAAGAATTTGAAAAGAACCTGCAGTTCGTCGAGCGACTTCGCGCCGTGGCAGAGGATGCCAACAAAACGGTGGCTCAGGTCGTCATCAATTGGACGATCCACCAATCGGGGATCACGGCCGCCCTCTGCGGTGCCAAGCGACCGTGGCAATTCGCAGAGGTTGCCGGAGCGATGGGCTGGCAGTTGAGCAAGCTTCAAATGGAAAGGATCCAAGCCGCCCTTGCTGAGCGAGGTGAGGCTGTGGTTGATCGGGTGTTCCAATAG